In Cryptomeria japonica chromosome 10, Sugi_1.0, whole genome shotgun sequence, a genomic segment contains:
- the LOC131033341 gene encoding putative anthocyanidin reductase — MVVERACMERVCVTAGGGFIGSCLVKNLLERGYIVHATSTDPENPAKTSHLLSLEGAKERLHLFKANLYEKGSFDSAINGCDFVINLATSLDYTKDPELGFIQPTIEGSLDILRACKEAKTVRRVIHTSSITAAIPLTENGEFKGKLDESCWTPIQYMTSKKPPYWMYYVAKTLAEQAALEYGANHQLAVITVLAALVAGPSFTPTFSLSSFMTLAPITGNREC; from the exons ATGGTTGTGGAAAGAGCGTGTATGGAGAGGGTATGTGTAACGGCAGGGGGAGGATTCATTGGGTCTTGCCTTGTCAAGAATCTCTTGGAAAGAGGCTATATTGTTCATGCCACCTCCACAGATCCTG AAAATCCAGCTAAAACTAGTCATCTGCTATCCTTAGAGGGAGCGAAGGAGAGGCTCCATCTCTTCAAAGCCAACTTATATGAAAAGGGTAGCTTTGATTCTGCCATTAATGGCTGTGACTTTGTCATTAACCTGGCCACATCTCTTGACTATACCAAAGACCCAGAG CTAGGTTTTATCCAGCCCACCATTGAGGGGAGTCTTGACATCCTGAGAGCCTGCAAGGAAGCCAAAACAGTGAGGCGGGTAATCCATACTTCATCCATTACAGCAGCTATCCCACTCACTGAGAATGGAGAATTCAAAGGCAAGCTTGATGAATCATGCTGGACTCCTATTCAATATATGACAAGCAAGAAGCCTCCATACTGG ATGTATTATGTAGCGAAAACTTTAGCAGAACAAGCAGCTCTTGAGTATGGAGCAAATCATCAGCTAGCAGTGATAACAGTGTTAGCGGCATTAGTGGCTGGACCATCCTTCACTCCAACATTTTCTCTAAGCTCTTTTATGACACTAGCCCCTATCACAG GAAACAGAGAATGCTAG